In Anaerolineales bacterium, the sequence CCGGTTTGGGGCGCGCTGCCCGTCGGCCTTCGAGCGTTGCTTCGTCGAACAGCCCTCGCCGCGCTTGCTGGAAGTGGGGCATTGGATCTCCTGCCACCTTGACCAGGGCGAGGTCGCATGACGCCGGCTGATCCCGGGCAATCAGCCTCGAGGCTCCAGCCCGACCTCATCCTGGAGGTCGAGAACCTGACCAAGGTCTTCCCGGTATCACGCGGGATCTTGGGTGCCCTCCGGCGCCAGCCCCAGCAGTGGGTGCATGCCGTTGACGGTATATCGTTCCAGCTGGGACGCGGCGAGATCCTGGCGATGGTGGGGGAGAGCGGCTGCGGCAAGACGACGACAGCCCTCACCCTGATGGGCTTGGAGAAGTCCGATGGCGGCACGATTCGCTTCAACGGACAGGATGTCACCCATCTCGGGGAGCGGCGGAGACGCGCGATAACCCCCTCGATGGCCGTGGTCGACGGCCAGGAGCACCGACGGGAGCCTTCGGTGTCGCCGGACTTGACCGTCAAGCGAATGCGGCGCCAGATGCAGATGGTGTTCCAGGATCCCTACGAATCGCTCAATCCTCGGACGACCGTCCTCGAGACCGTGGCCGAGCCGCTGCAGGTGCACGGACTGGCCGGTACGCGCGCCGAGATGATGAAGGCCGTCTGTCACTCGCTGACGGATGCCGGCCTCAATCCCCCGGAAGCGTTTCTCGACCGTCGACCCCACGAGCTGTCCGGTGGGCAGCGGCAGCGCGTGGTGATCGCCAGCGCTCTCGTGCTCAAGCCCAGTCTGCTCATCGCCGATGAGCCGGTGAGCATGCTGGATGTATCGATCCGGGCCGAGATCCTCAACCTGCTCGACTTGCTACGCAAAGAACGCGGCATCTCGATCTTGTGCATCACGCATGACCTAGGGACGGCGGCCTACTTCACCGACCGGATTGCCGTGATGTACTTAGGGCGGATCGTCGAGCTCGGTCCGACGCGGCAAGTGCTGGCCGCGCCGATGCATCCCTATACCCAGGCGTTGCTGTCGGTGATCCCGGTGCCCAATCCCAGGCTGCGCCGTCAGCGCACGATCCTGCATGGCGAGACCCCCAATCCGGTCTCCCTGCCCTCCGGCTGCCGCTTCCATCCCCGCTGCCCTGAGGCATCGGCCGAATGTCGGGAGGCGGAACCAACTTTGGCGCTCGTCGACGCGAGCTGCTCCGTGGCTTGCTGGCACGCCCTCGAGGCCACCTCGCTCCACCAAGTCCCCTGACGCAGTTGTGCCTGAGCCGGCAAACCCCTGTCCTGGGGAAGGTCCGGCACTTGAACCGATGGCGAGGGGACGACCCAGCGCACGCACCTGGGGATCAAGCGTCGGGCAATCGCTGGCCATCCTTGATCTGAACGCATCGTGCGCCTGAGCCCGGTGCGAGGTGGCCTTGCCGGACGCCGGAGTCCATAGGACAATGCCGCTGAATCCAATGGCGCACCGGGAGGGTCGTCTGGCGGGCTGGAGGTCGCTCTACGAGCACTGGGGGGAGGCGCTGGCGTTCGGGATCTCCGCCGTCGCCGCGCTCGTGCTGAACTGGCAAGCTCCGGACCTCGCCTGGGGACTTTGGATCTCAAGCCTGCTGACGGGATGGATGGTTGTCGCTGCCGCTGCCTTGCGCATGGTGCTGCACGCCTCGGGTGCGGTTGCCTTGCCTGAGGGAGAGAACCCCTTCGGAACGGGTAGGTTCCAGGGACTGCTGCAGGGAGCACACGGTGGCGCGCCCTCAGGCTGGACCGCCCTGCTGTTGGGGCTGGGGGCCATTGCCTTGGGGTTGTTCACGCTCTTTCATTTCACGTTCTTTCACGGGGTCCAGGGAGCGGTGATGTCGGTCTTCTTGCCGATCGAGCCAGAAGAGCTATTCGGCCCAGACGGTTTCATCAACGCCGAGGCCGGGGACATCTTGCGATACCTTACCCAGGCCTACTTCCCGGTCATCCTGGCGACGCTGATCGCCCGATGGAAGATCATCCTGCGCGGCAATCCCGTCGACAATATGAGCTCGGTCTATGGGACCGTTGCCCGGCTGCATATCTTCATCATTCTGAGCGCTTTTCTATCGGTCCTTATAGTGTTTGGAGCCGGGGTGTACCAACAGGTACTGGTGCTCACCTTCCTCTTC encodes:
- a CDS encoding ABC transporter ATP-binding protein, producing MTPADPGQSASRLQPDLILEVENLTKVFPVSRGILGALRRQPQQWVHAVDGISFQLGRGEILAMVGESGCGKTTTALTLMGLEKSDGGTIRFNGQDVTHLGERRRRAITPSMAVVDGQEHRREPSVSPDLTVKRMRRQMQMVFQDPYESLNPRTTVLETVAEPLQVHGLAGTRAEMMKAVCHSLTDAGLNPPEAFLDRRPHELSGGQRQRVVIASALVLKPSLLIADEPVSMLDVSIRAEILNLLDLLRKERGISILCITHDLGTAAYFTDRIAVMYLGRIVELGPTRQVLAAPMHPYTQALLSVIPVPNPRLRRQRTILHGETPNPVSLPSGCRFHPRCPEASAECREAEPTLALVDASCSVACWHALEATSLHQVP
- a CDS encoding DUF6498-containing protein, with amino-acid sequence MPLNPMAHREGRLAGWRSLYEHWGEALAFGISAVAALVLNWQAPDLAWGLWISSLLTGWMVVAAAALRMVLHASGAVALPEGENPFGTGRFQGLLQGAHGGAPSGWTALLLGLGAIALGLFTLFHFTFFHGVQGAVMSVFLPIEPEELFGPDGFINAEAGDILRYLTQAYFPVILATLIARWKIILRGNPVDNMSSVYGTVARLHIFIILSAFLSVLIVFGAGVYQQVLVLTFLFLVYFPSGRRGRLSSPSQSLD